A window of Longimicrobium sp. contains these coding sequences:
- a CDS encoding glycosyltransferase, with translation TTPRWKEQLGRMLIEATACGVAVIGSDSGEIPHVVGDAGMIVPEADEVAWTRAIDRLLADSAHRRALAEAGLRRVGAHFALPVVARRHLDFFRSLL, from the coding sequence AGACGACCCCGCGGTGGAAGGAGCAACTCGGGCGGATGCTGATCGAGGCGACGGCGTGCGGCGTGGCGGTCATCGGCAGCGACAGCGGCGAGATCCCCCACGTCGTCGGCGATGCGGGGATGATCGTCCCCGAGGCGGACGAAGTGGCGTGGACGCGCGCGATCGACCGCCTGCTGGCGGATTCCGCGCATCGCCGCGCGCTTGCCGAGGCCGGACTCCGCCGCGTCGGCGCACATTTCGCGCTGCCGGTAGTCGCCCGCCGCCATCTGGACTTCTTCCGGTCTCTCCTGTGA